Proteins found in one Aethina tumida isolate Nest 87 chromosome 1, icAetTumi1.1, whole genome shotgun sequence genomic segment:
- the LOC109604671 gene encoding uncharacterized protein LOC109604671 isoform X2 produces the protein MCILLAAVYNIMHESGKASLSYQCPLFVAGITVGILSFNGIVNEAVIADLLESNPNILNLIFLGTVFFRKFLFLDGYLLVPCLMQALLFIVVSIMVDMLCLWSLFVTYYGLSQMVSLDNEMVFLCCLYPITSVRTPECIIKPIKNISGRKRAVMTFLEVENIMHISKAVILIWCLKNFLTTNYAWAYLIEYVCLGIIVGYIAGLIFCLSMSIILKDKMAAVLWTIAFPMSIVYADSFFGSSVMVVCILGVCGILFNFHKRSFSPEYMEIVDFFWSVIDLTVCAVLAFIVGAAVSNFYKVSNFNDEEHRLYYPEIILYACAYVVLSLSRYLSLLITWPFLRMFSSGFNWKDFLLAGWCNITSVYQLLVALQIFCISNIVCANLLIMSSVIFILSHIINAPVAPLFARVIQESEISVFNTINLDNCMRHLIEVSKAKMEAIKRDQNPGPLNWPHIRTVILTENQYKFSQFSPGLMDYNATRAYSLMRVLKTVRITYIKMYETGIVQQKVLNILLDSVDDALYAADKMWKFEYITHCFEKRRILKRIWLYLIEMQKREARLRKPKVFWCAVFFALRTNYVYVCTLEFTVLAEIICVIFHLHTKLDLRPFYIYITVLQIFEICVNIIAASRHGWIRSVKFCFSGITAFLFVTMLIQWSIWILYDTGGAVKAYRLSILYVVLRFIRTVYFITSHIYARVPDLREYVEYKVNEDLIFLYSLGKAYINGHDEILDNLDNLVTDKAISKHLELKLVREKQEILRRLGQLSQSHPWVVITVKTKDVTRIVLNETKKEMDDMKTLGKIDEVEYERLYRSYERQIKAIASYQKPIRPASVEVLFNTVKWLRYIDPDDKSYLLKSTTLQMFETDEYVYEPGERSVGVFIVCSGVIKIKYQPSSDVLTDLARYGALPTVEGFNSLNFDSPSEQFVINGESFGEMGVLTKRRYNCSIQAETHCNCYVISKEAIHNIFETKRSPRRNLEAIMWKHVTMPLAIQVLMQSRDYNCTREDAYKTLERSFIPNLKDYKIFAVDVAIVEVILIQGIAMDVNNNHIYYAPAYIPRNVEKLAMPKSELLPIKSRISTKLMIVPARDTDEVTLMKNVEAVSEIWSRSSGRCLYYSLDHDPNDFHKLPQKRVATDESESLAEEHPQEREPLKFTDEGLTPVGVRNKKICYRDMRLPVKRDPFKVRDDNKVPDEWLELQDDRQVKFHPGTADD, from the exons ATGTGTATTTTGTTAGCTgcagtttataatattatgcatgag TCTGGGAAAGCAAGTTTATCTTACCAATGTCCCCTGTTCGTTGCCGGAATTACTGTGGGCATTCTGTCATTCAACGGCATAGTGAATGAGGCTGTAATCGCAGATTTGTTGGAATCCAATcccaatatattaaatctaatattcCTTGGAACCGTATTTTTTCGAAAATTCCTGTTTCTAGATGGCTATTTATTGGTACCCTGTTTGATGCAAGCTCTATTGTTTATTGTAGTAT CTATTATGGTTGACATGTTGTGTTTGTGGAGTCTATTTGTCACATACTATGGACTAAGTCAAATGGTTTCTTTAGACAACGAAATGGTATTTCTAT gtTGTTTATACCCTATAACATCGGTGAGAACTCCAGAGTGTATTATTAAaccgattaaaaatatatcgggAAGAAAACGAGCAGTGATGACATTTCTAGAGGTGGAGAATATAATGCACATTTCAAAagcagtaattttaatttggtgtctaaaaaattttttaacaacgaATTACGCCTGGGCATATCTAATTGAGTACG TCTGTCTTGGAATAATAGTTGGCTATATAGCGGGactgattttttgtttgtccatgagtataatattaaaagataaaatggcTGCTGTTTTATGGACCATAGCATTTCCTATGTCAATAGTGTATGCAGATTCATTTTTTGGGAGTTCAGTGATGGTTGTTTGCATTTTGGGTGTCTGCGGCATACTGTTTAACTTTCACAAGAGGTCCTTCTCCCCAGAGTACATGGAAATAGTGGACTTTTTCTGGTCCGTAATAGACTTAACGGTGTGTGCTGTTCTTGCTTTTATTGTGGGAGCGGCGGTGAGCAATTTCTACAAAGTTAGCAATTTCAACGATGAGGAACATCGACTATATTATCcggaaattatattgtatgcTTGTGCTTATGTAGTCTTGTCTTTAAGCAGATATCTGTCGTTACTCATTACGTGGCCATTTTTACGAATGTTTAGCAGCGGATTCAACTGGAAGGACTTCCTTTTAGCGGGATGGTGCAATATAACTAGTGTATATCAGCTTCTCGTTGCTCTTCAGATCTTCTGTATTTCAAACATCGTATGTGCTAACCTTTTAATAATGTCAtcggttatttttattctctctCACATTATAAACGCCCCTGTAGCTCCTTTATTTGCTCGTGTTATTCAAGAATCAGaaatttctgtatttaatacaattaacttGGATAACTGTATGAGACATCTGATAGAGGTATCCAAGGCCAAAATGGAAGCCATTAAGAGAGATCa aaaTCCTGGACCTTTAAATTGGCCTCACATAAGAACAGTCATATTGACTGAAAATCAATACAAGTTCTCTCAATTTTCTCCTGGACTAATGGATTATAATGCAACAAGAGC GTACTCACTAATGCGAGTTTTAAAAACTGTCCGAatcacatatataaaaatgtacgagACTGGAATAGTTCAGCAGAAGGTACTTAACATTTTACTGGATTCTGTTGATGATGCGTTGTATGCTGCCGACAAGATGTGGAAGTTTGAATACATTACTCACTGTTTCGAGAAAAGg agaatcttaaagCGTATATGGCTCTACCTAATAGAAATGCAAAAGCGTGAAGCACGACTTCGGAAACCGAAAGTTTTTTGGTGTGCGGTCTTTTTTGCCCTTAGAACAAATTATGTTTACGTCTGTACTTTGGAATTTACCGTTTTGGCTGAAataatctgtgttatttttcatttacacACCAAGCTTGATCTGCggcctttttatatttacattactgTTCTTCAAATTTTCGAAATTTGTGTTAATATAATTGCAGCATCACGCCATGGTTGGATTCGCAGTGTGAAGTTTTGTTTTTC gggAATAACGGCGTTTCTTTTTGTAACTATGTTAATTCAGTGGAGTATTTGGATTTTGTATGATACCGGGGGTGCTGTGAAGGCCTACAGGTTGTCGATATTGTATGTAGTATTACGATTTATTAGAACAGTATATTTTATCACATCACATATTTACGCTCGTGTACCTGACCTCCGCGAATATGTCGAATACAAGGTCAACGAAGATTTGATCTTCCTATACTCACTTGGGAAGGCCTACATAAATGGACATGATGAAATATTGGATAACTTGGATAATTTGGTAACTGATAAAGCAATATCGAAACACCTAGAGCTAAAACTAGTACGAGAGAAGCAAGAGATTTTAAGAAGACTTGGTCAATTGTCGCAATCACATCCCTGGGTAGTTATTACCGTTAAAACCAAAGACGTAACCAGAATTGTTCTCAACGAAACCAAAAAAGAAATGGATGATATGAAAACACTTG GCAAAATCGATGAAGTGGAGTATGAAAGACTATACAGGTCATATGAGCGACAAATCAAAGCAATTGCCAGCTACCAAAAACCTATTAGACCCGCATCAGTCGAAGTATTATTCAATACTGTCAAATGGTTAAGATACATAGATCCGGATGATAAaagttatttgttaaaatccaCCACGTTGCAAATGTTTGAAACGGACGAATATGTTTATGAGCCTGGTGAGAGATCTGTTGGAGTTTTTATCGTTTGTTctg gtgttataaaaataaaataccagCCATCATCTGATGTACTCACAGACTTGGCACGTTACGGCGCCCTTCCTACCGTAGAAGGTTTCAATTCACTTAATTTCGATTCACCTTCAGAACAATTTGTGATCAACGGGGAATCTTTTGGAGAAATGGGTGTGCTGACAAAAAGGAGATACAATTGCTCCATCCAGGCAGAAACTCATTGTAACTGTTACGTTATTTCCAAAGAAGCTATTCATAACATATTCGAAACCAAGAGATCGCCAAGGCGCAA ctTGGAGGCAATAATGTGGAAACATGTTACAATGCCATTGGCCATTCAAGTGTTGATGCAGAGTCGAGATTACAATTGCACCAGGGAGGATGCTTATAAAACTTTAGAGAGATCATTTATTCCCAATTTGAAggactataaaatttttgctgTGGATGTAGCAATAGTGGAAGTTATCTTAATACAGGGGATCGCAATGGATGTAAACAATAATCATATATATTACGCTCCGGCCTACATTCCCAG aaatgTTGAAAAACTGGCTATGCCAAAAAGTGAATTATTACCTATTAAAAGTAGAATTTCAACCAAATTGATGATAGTACCTGCGCGAGATACTGATGAAGTGACTTTGATGAAGAATGTAGAAGCGGTGTCCGAAATCTGGAGCAGATCGTCAGGAag ATGTTTGTATTATTCATTGGATCACGATCCAAACGACTTCCACAAACTACCTCAGAAACGAGTTGCTACTGATGAATCTGAAAGTCTCGCAGAG GAACATCCTCAAGAAAGAGAACCTTTAAAGTTCACCGACGAGGGATTAACGCCGGTAGGTGTGAGgaataagaaaatttgttaTCGAGACATGAGACTTCCAGTGAAACGCGATCCGTTTAAAGTACGGGATGATAATAAAGTTCCAGACGAGTGGCTAGAGCTACAAGATGACCGGCAAGTAAAGTTTCATCCGGGAACTGCGGATGattga
- the LOC109605041 gene encoding oxysterol-binding protein-related protein 9 isoform X7 encodes MMRGVRRGCVRLKGAVIGIDDEDDSTFTITVDHKTFHFQARDAEEREKWVRALEDTIIRHGSRIKWDMQQPSPTIKDFDNKVSEADAYLQLMIDQTKKLEERVTSMSDSEEKTKGQMILNQANDMLNNVKHSIVLLQIAKNTAHPVNGIYSARTEPPSNTSPGDAEIIALPGEASVQQGIELGSECLENARRHSRTIGATASLAVPDMSYSSSEGEEDFYDANDSPFTCSQLPSPTSLRSFDNDHQANPNALSKQDSIIPNSRTPSIRQESVTSRITNTDELDYDALYEDDDDGDLILENQGSVIRHLLGQVKIGMDLTKVVLPTFILERRSLLEMYADYFAHPDLFLSIVDLKTPKERIVQVLKWYLSSYHAGRKSSVAKKPYNPILGEVFKCHWNVENQACEDEVPDGPVPWCKQNQLSFIAEQVSHHPPISAFYAEHYNKRISFNAYVYTKSKFLGLSVCVYNIGQGVVSVLDHDEEYVLTFPNGYGRSILTVPWIELGGQVTITCAKTGYYCNVEFLTKPFYGNKKNRVVAEVFGPEDKKSFLSVQGEWNGVMEAKWNDKDTEVFIDVNAMPINKKIVQPIRNQADNESRKLWKEVTAGLRFNEIDKATNAKQALEQKQRDEAKERKESGKEWKTKESPMKLFKKGQEESWLYTKPLRQRLAQTSKT; translated from the exons ATAAAATGGGATATGCAACAACCATCACCAACGATAAAAGACTTTGACAACAAAGTGTCGGAGGCGGATGCTTACTTGCAGCTAATGATCGACCAGACCAAG aaacTAGAGGAGAGGGTAACATCGATGTCAGACTCCGAAGAAAAAACTAAAGGCCAAATGATATTGAATCAAGCAAAC gacATGTTAAACAATGTGAAGCATTCCATTGTACTTCTACAAATTGCaaag aACACAGCCCATCCAGTAAATGGAATTTATTCAGCTAGAACAGAACCACCAAGCAATACTAGTCCAGGAGACGCAG AGATTATAGCTTTGCCTGGAGAAGCGTCCGTTCAACAAGGTATTGAATTAGGGTCTGAGTGTTTAGAGAATGCCCGAAGGCACAGCAGAACAATCG GTGCCACAGCGTCTTTGGCAGTGCCAGATATGTCGTACTCAAGTTCGGAAGGGGAGGAAGACTTCTACGATGCCAACGATTCCCCTTTCACGTGTAGTCAGTTACCTTCACCAac TAGTTTAAGATCGTTTGACAATGATCACCAAGCCAATCCGAACGCCCTTTCTAAACAGGATAGTATTATACCGAACTCCAGAACACCGTCCATTAGACAGGAAAGCGTTACATCTAGAATCACAAACACAGACGAATTAGACTATGACG CTCTTTATGAAGACGACGACGATGGTGACCTCATATTGGAAAATCAGGGATCCGTTATTAGACATCTGCTCGGTCAGGTGAAGATCGGCATGGATCTGACGAAAGTAGTACTACCTACATTCATACTAGAGCGAAGATCACTTCTGGAGATGTACGCGGACTATTTCGCCCATCCCGATCTATTTTTAAG CATAGTCGATTTAAAAACGCCGAAAGAACGCATCGTTCAGGTGCTGAAGTGGTACCTGTCGTCATACCATGCTGGCAGAAAGAGTTCGGTGGCAAAGAAACCGTACAATCCAATCCTGGGTGAAGTCTTCAAGTGCCACTGGAACGTCGAGAATCAGGCGTGTGAAGACGAAGTGCCGGACGGTCCAGTGCCTTGGTGCAAACAGAACCAGCTGTCGTTCATTGCCGAACAGGTCTCGCATCACCCGCCGA TATCCGCCTTCTATGCTGAGCATTACAACAAGCGCATCAGCTTCAACGCCTACGTGTACACCAAGTCAAAGTTCCTTGGGCTGTCTGTTTGCGTGTACAACATTGGCCAGGGCGTGGTTTCAGTGCTGGACCACGACGAAGAGTACGTGCTTACATTTCCCAACGGTTATGGAAGATCTATACTAACTGTGCCGTGGATCGAGCTCGGCGGCCAGGTGACCATTACGTGCGCCAAAACTGGTTACTATTGCAACGTCGAGTTTCTAACGAAACCGTTCTATGGCAACAAGAAGAACAGAGTTGTCGCCGAGGTGTTCGGGCCCGAAGACAAAAAGTCATTTCTCAGCGTACAGGGAGAATGGAATGGCGTTATGGAGGCCAAATGGAACGATAag GATACGGAAGTTTTCATAGACGTAAACGCAATGCCCATCAACAAAAAGATTGTGCAGCCAATAAGAAACCAGGCAGATAATGAGTCCAGGAAGTTGTGGAAAGAAGTTACGGCCGGTCTCAGGTTTAATGAAATCGATAAGGCGACAAATGCCAAGCAAGCTTTAGAACAAAAGCAAAGAGACGAAGCCAAAGAACGCAAAGAATCAGGGAAAGAATGGAAGACTAAG GAGTCCCccatgaaa CTATTCAAAAAAGGTCAGGAAGAAAGTTGGCTGTACACCAAACCCCTTCGACAAAGGCTAGCTCAAACATCGAAAACTTGA
- the LOC109604762 gene encoding origin recognition complex subunit 6 codes for MSSDNNLLVRIAERLGIQDEAILKKTSEFIRVLHNKGTIKNLSDIARTVLCLDLATVHLGEAFDKETAIKLSGLKKNIYQNNHNIIEKILDLNRQLTVSELCVQLSCTVVKEIAEEILTKYGSNDNKIKDLTHPQYVAAAVYTACKLKNINTSKSQFVAISRLKPMQWKELINEFEKFVEILGMTNSKRKKKGEDKKNDLEDINKELETKVVIKKKEMDDEVEDYEIWKERILQTARKALKL; via the exons ATGTCGTCGGACAATAATCTGTTAGTAAGAATCGCAGAACGTCTGGGTATTCAAGACGAGGCAATTTTGAA aaaaactaGCGAGTTCATTAGAGTGCTACACAATAAAGgcacaattaaaaatctcaGTGATATTGCTAGAACTGTTTTGTGTCTGGACCTAGCCACCGTTCATTTAGGAGAAGCTTTTGACAAG GAGACTGCAATTAAACTGTCTGGGTTGAAAAAGAACATCTATCAGAACAATCACAACATCATAGAGAAAATATTAGACTTAAATAGGCAGCTGACTGTATCCGAATTATGTGTACAGTTGAGCTGTACTGTTGTCAAAGAGATTGCCGAAGAGATTCTCACAAAGTATGGAAGCAATGACAATAAAATCAAGGATCTCACTCACCCCCAGTATGTTGCTGCAGCTGTCTACACTGCTTGCaa gtTAAAAAACATCAATACATCGAAGTCACAGTTTGTTGCAATAAGTCGATTGAAACCCATGCAGTGGAAGGAGCTGATcaatgaatttgaaaaatttgttgaaattctAGGCATGACAAACTCAAAGAGGAAAAAGAAAGGtgaagataaaaaaaatgatttggaAGATATCAATAAGGAATTAg AGACGAAAGtcgtaataaagaaaaaagaaatggaTGATGAAGTAGAAGATTACGAGATTTGGAAAGAGAGAATCCTCCAGACTGCCaggaaagctttaaaattatag
- the LOC109604697 gene encoding coiled-coil domain-containing protein 86 produces the protein MTKVATMEDILAKQHSQEETSKDNKKETKKTKTDVPAVPKGKPKSGRVWKAERKRFSSIIKTRGIRNSFEKKQELKKKLQQVKEASNAIKAARQEAKELQKQRRRENLKKQEENRQKSEVVQVITNTKKLKRMRKKQLRYIEKRDTTTVNK, from the exons ATGACCAAAGTTGCTACAATGGAAGATATTCTGGCTAAACAGCATTCACAAGAGGAAACAAGTAAAGACAACAAAAAGGAAACAAAAAAGACTaa aaCTGATGTACCAGCTGTGCCTAAAGGAAAGCCAAAATCAGGGAGAGTATGGAAAGCTGAACGCAAACGATTTTCatccattattaaaactagagGTATAAGAAATTCATTTGAGAAAAAGCAGGAACTTAAGAAGAAACTGCAACAAGTAAAAGAAGCATCAAATGCCATAAAAGCAGCAAGacaagaagctaaagaattaCAGAAACAGAGGAGAAgagagaatttaaagaaacaagaagagaaCAGGCAAAAATCAGAGGTAGTTCAAGTGataacaaacacaaaaaaattgaagagaaTGAGGAAGAAACAGTTACGATATATTGAAAAGAGGGATACCActactgtaaataaataa
- the LOC109604671 gene encoding uncharacterized protein LOC109604671 isoform X1 translates to MCILLAAVYNIMHESGKASLSYQCPLFVAGITVGILSFNGIVNEAVIADLLESNPNILNLIFLGTVFFRKFLFLDGYLLVPCLMQALLFIVVSIMVDMLCLWSLFVTYYGLSQMVSLDNEMVFLCCLYPITSVRTPECIIKPIKNISGRKRAVMTFLEVENIMHISKAVILIWCLKNFLTTNYAWAYLIEYVCLGIIVGYIAGLIFCLSMSIILKDKMAAVLWTIAFPMSIVYADSFFGSSVMVVCILGVCGILFNFHKRSFSPEYMEIVDFFWSVIDLTVCAVLAFIVGAAVSNFYKVSNFNDEEHRLYYPEIILYACAYVVLSLSRYLSLLITWPFLRMFSSGFNWKDFLLAGWCNITSVYQLLVALQIFCISNIVCANLLIMSSVIFILSHIINAPVAPLFARVIQESEISVFNTINLDNCMRHLIEVSKAKMEAIKRDQNPGPLNWPHIRTVILTENQYKFSQFSPGLMDYNATRAYSLMRVLKTVRITYIKMYETGIVQQKVLNILLDSVDDALYAADKMWKFEYITHCFEKRRILKRIWLYLIEMQKREARLRKPKVFWCAVFFALRTNYVYVCTLEFTVLAEIICVIFHLHTKLDLRPFYIYITVLQIFEICVNIIAASRHGWIRSVKFCFSGITAFLFVTMLIQWSIWILYDTGGAVKAYRLSILYVVLRFIRTVYFITSHIYARVPDLREYVEYKVNEDLIFLYSLGKAYINGHDEILDNLDNLVTDKAISKHLELKLVREKQEILRRLGQLSQSHPWVVITVKTKDVTRIVLNETKKEMDDMKTLGKIDEVEYERLYRSYERQIKAIASYQKPIRPASVEVLFNTVKWLRYIDPDDKSYLLKSTTLQMFETDEYVYEPGERSVGVFIVCSGVIKIKYQPSSDVLTDLARYGALPTVEGFNSLNFDSPSEQFVINGESFGEMGVLTKRRYNCSIQAETHCNCYVISKEAIHNIFETKRSPRRKLIGILMSATMDILLFFSLEAIMWKHVTMPLAIQVLMQSRDYNCTREDAYKTLERSFIPNLKDYKIFAVDVAIVEVILIQGIAMDVNNNHIYYAPAYIPRNVEKLAMPKSELLPIKSRISTKLMIVPARDTDEVTLMKNVEAVSEIWSRSSGRCLYYSLDHDPNDFHKLPQKRVATDESESLAEEHPQEREPLKFTDEGLTPVGVRNKKICYRDMRLPVKRDPFKVRDDNKVPDEWLELQDDRQVKFHPGTADD, encoded by the exons ATGTGTATTTTGTTAGCTgcagtttataatattatgcatgag TCTGGGAAAGCAAGTTTATCTTACCAATGTCCCCTGTTCGTTGCCGGAATTACTGTGGGCATTCTGTCATTCAACGGCATAGTGAATGAGGCTGTAATCGCAGATTTGTTGGAATCCAATcccaatatattaaatctaatattcCTTGGAACCGTATTTTTTCGAAAATTCCTGTTTCTAGATGGCTATTTATTGGTACCCTGTTTGATGCAAGCTCTATTGTTTATTGTAGTAT CTATTATGGTTGACATGTTGTGTTTGTGGAGTCTATTTGTCACATACTATGGACTAAGTCAAATGGTTTCTTTAGACAACGAAATGGTATTTCTAT gtTGTTTATACCCTATAACATCGGTGAGAACTCCAGAGTGTATTATTAAaccgattaaaaatatatcgggAAGAAAACGAGCAGTGATGACATTTCTAGAGGTGGAGAATATAATGCACATTTCAAAagcagtaattttaatttggtgtctaaaaaattttttaacaacgaATTACGCCTGGGCATATCTAATTGAGTACG TCTGTCTTGGAATAATAGTTGGCTATATAGCGGGactgattttttgtttgtccatgagtataatattaaaagataaaatggcTGCTGTTTTATGGACCATAGCATTTCCTATGTCAATAGTGTATGCAGATTCATTTTTTGGGAGTTCAGTGATGGTTGTTTGCATTTTGGGTGTCTGCGGCATACTGTTTAACTTTCACAAGAGGTCCTTCTCCCCAGAGTACATGGAAATAGTGGACTTTTTCTGGTCCGTAATAGACTTAACGGTGTGTGCTGTTCTTGCTTTTATTGTGGGAGCGGCGGTGAGCAATTTCTACAAAGTTAGCAATTTCAACGATGAGGAACATCGACTATATTATCcggaaattatattgtatgcTTGTGCTTATGTAGTCTTGTCTTTAAGCAGATATCTGTCGTTACTCATTACGTGGCCATTTTTACGAATGTTTAGCAGCGGATTCAACTGGAAGGACTTCCTTTTAGCGGGATGGTGCAATATAACTAGTGTATATCAGCTTCTCGTTGCTCTTCAGATCTTCTGTATTTCAAACATCGTATGTGCTAACCTTTTAATAATGTCAtcggttatttttattctctctCACATTATAAACGCCCCTGTAGCTCCTTTATTTGCTCGTGTTATTCAAGAATCAGaaatttctgtatttaatacaattaacttGGATAACTGTATGAGACATCTGATAGAGGTATCCAAGGCCAAAATGGAAGCCATTAAGAGAGATCa aaaTCCTGGACCTTTAAATTGGCCTCACATAAGAACAGTCATATTGACTGAAAATCAATACAAGTTCTCTCAATTTTCTCCTGGACTAATGGATTATAATGCAACAAGAGC GTACTCACTAATGCGAGTTTTAAAAACTGTCCGAatcacatatataaaaatgtacgagACTGGAATAGTTCAGCAGAAGGTACTTAACATTTTACTGGATTCTGTTGATGATGCGTTGTATGCTGCCGACAAGATGTGGAAGTTTGAATACATTACTCACTGTTTCGAGAAAAGg agaatcttaaagCGTATATGGCTCTACCTAATAGAAATGCAAAAGCGTGAAGCACGACTTCGGAAACCGAAAGTTTTTTGGTGTGCGGTCTTTTTTGCCCTTAGAACAAATTATGTTTACGTCTGTACTTTGGAATTTACCGTTTTGGCTGAAataatctgtgttatttttcatttacacACCAAGCTTGATCTGCggcctttttatatttacattactgTTCTTCAAATTTTCGAAATTTGTGTTAATATAATTGCAGCATCACGCCATGGTTGGATTCGCAGTGTGAAGTTTTGTTTTTC gggAATAACGGCGTTTCTTTTTGTAACTATGTTAATTCAGTGGAGTATTTGGATTTTGTATGATACCGGGGGTGCTGTGAAGGCCTACAGGTTGTCGATATTGTATGTAGTATTACGATTTATTAGAACAGTATATTTTATCACATCACATATTTACGCTCGTGTACCTGACCTCCGCGAATATGTCGAATACAAGGTCAACGAAGATTTGATCTTCCTATACTCACTTGGGAAGGCCTACATAAATGGACATGATGAAATATTGGATAACTTGGATAATTTGGTAACTGATAAAGCAATATCGAAACACCTAGAGCTAAAACTAGTACGAGAGAAGCAAGAGATTTTAAGAAGACTTGGTCAATTGTCGCAATCACATCCCTGGGTAGTTATTACCGTTAAAACCAAAGACGTAACCAGAATTGTTCTCAACGAAACCAAAAAAGAAATGGATGATATGAAAACACTTG GCAAAATCGATGAAGTGGAGTATGAAAGACTATACAGGTCATATGAGCGACAAATCAAAGCAATTGCCAGCTACCAAAAACCTATTAGACCCGCATCAGTCGAAGTATTATTCAATACTGTCAAATGGTTAAGATACATAGATCCGGATGATAAaagttatttgttaaaatccaCCACGTTGCAAATGTTTGAAACGGACGAATATGTTTATGAGCCTGGTGAGAGATCTGTTGGAGTTTTTATCGTTTGTTctg gtgttataaaaataaaataccagCCATCATCTGATGTACTCACAGACTTGGCACGTTACGGCGCCCTTCCTACCGTAGAAGGTTTCAATTCACTTAATTTCGATTCACCTTCAGAACAATTTGTGATCAACGGGGAATCTTTTGGAGAAATGGGTGTGCTGACAAAAAGGAGATACAATTGCTCCATCCAGGCAGAAACTCATTGTAACTGTTACGTTATTTCCAAAGAAGCTATTCATAACATATTCGAAACCAAGAGATCGCCAAGGCGCAAGTTAATTGGTATATTGATGTCCGCAACAAtggatatattattatttttcagctTGGAGGCAATAATGTGGAAACATGTTACAATGCCATTGGCCATTCAAGTGTTGATGCAGAGTCGAGATTACAATTGCACCAGGGAGGATGCTTATAAAACTTTAGAGAGATCATTTATTCCCAATTTGAAggactataaaatttttgctgTGGATGTAGCAATAGTGGAAGTTATCTTAATACAGGGGATCGCAATGGATGTAAACAATAATCATATATATTACGCTCCGGCCTACATTCCCAG aaatgTTGAAAAACTGGCTATGCCAAAAAGTGAATTATTACCTATTAAAAGTAGAATTTCAACCAAATTGATGATAGTACCTGCGCGAGATACTGATGAAGTGACTTTGATGAAGAATGTAGAAGCGGTGTCCGAAATCTGGAGCAGATCGTCAGGAag ATGTTTGTATTATTCATTGGATCACGATCCAAACGACTTCCACAAACTACCTCAGAAACGAGTTGCTACTGATGAATCTGAAAGTCTCGCAGAG GAACATCCTCAAGAAAGAGAACCTTTAAAGTTCACCGACGAGGGATTAACGCCGGTAGGTGTGAGgaataagaaaatttgttaTCGAGACATGAGACTTCCAGTGAAACGCGATCCGTTTAAAGTACGGGATGATAATAAAGTTCCAGACGAGTGGCTAGAGCTACAAGATGACCGGCAAGTAAAGTTTCATCCGGGAACTGCGGATGattga